Below is a window of Desulfurococcus amylolyticus Z-533 DNA.
TACCAATTACAATCTCTCTCTCAACGTATGGTTTGAGAATGTTGAGGACACTATTATACCATTCCACCACATGCTTAAAGTACCCGGGGTCCAGCGAGCGTAGCCTCATCGCTTTAGTATAGATCCAGTTTGGATGACCGCCACTATCCCATTCAGAACATATGTAGGGACCGGGCCTCGCTATGACTCTTAAACCGAGTTCTCCAGCCAACTCGAGAAATGAAGCCAAATCTCTACTATAGTAGCTCGCTACATGCCACTGACTCGTTCCATCGGTGAAATTCACAACTTTTTCCCGCGGGTCATGCCAATTCCACGGTATATAAGTGGATACGCAGTTTCCCCCAGCCCGCTTCAACTTTAGGAGCCTATCTCTCCAGAGATGCTTTGGAACCCTAAAATAATGTATTTCACCACAGAGTAGGGTCATAATTACTCGCCCAGAACTATGAATTCCTCGGGGAAAATAAATGTGTTTTCTAAGGTTCCATTAGCTACAGGAATAATAACAACCACCGGTCTTCTTCAAGATGTGGGTGGTGCTTACTGGGGTTCAGGTCTCATATAGGTTTATTTAAATTGGTTTCATCACTTCATCCTTGTTCCCCCTGTATCCTGCTTGGGCTTGCATTTGGCTTAGGGGTGTTCGCGGGCACCCTACATCTTGAATTAAGGAATAGGTTTATGCATGCGATTGCATTCTTCAATAGTGAACCTATATGGAAGCAGAAACAACATACCGAGAGGCATAAAATCATTGGTTCAAAGCTACCTTGTTTTCTCCATGTGGCGGACATGTTTTCCTGGTATCCTTTAGAAGCATGATAGCGATGAAGTAGCCGAGTAAGGAATTGGCCACGAAGATCACGAGTAGAGATACCAGGATCGCTTTCCCACTTCTTAAGACTCTAGAGCTCAATGAAAACCCAACCTACATAGTAGTGGTAGCCAGGAAAGGGACTAATAGGCCACCCTCACTTGAATTCAGCAAGGAAGAAATAGGAAAAGACATCAATACAATAATTAATGAGTTCACCACGAGCATCTATTACCGATGGCAGAGATGTTACCTGGTATCCACGTCTTGATGGAGGAATACCTATCGAGTCAGGACTTATACTGTAAGGTATTTTAGATGTCCTGACCTCCTCCCCGCTCTAAAGGGTTGGGGTTCCCTTTAGGGGGTTCATTGGTTCCCTCCATCTATTCGGTTTACATCTTTCACCTGCGGGGCAGTCGGGACAACCCCTCATACCCACCACTTCTACACTCACCACCAAAAAAGATAGAGAATACAGAGCTTGTAAACCTTCATCCCAGCCATAAACGGCGGGGCTTTCGGTTGTAAATGGTGTAAGCAAACAAGTAGAGTTGCTTCTATGTGAATTACTTTTCCCCTCGATCTCTACCTAATCTTCTAAAATCTAAAGAGGCTGTATTCCTAAACCCTTGGTTTCTAACCAAGGGTTTAGGAATACAGCGGCAAGATATTGTAACTTCGATTCATTATTATCAATCTTACTCATCCTTATTCTCTCATCAAGGCACTGTTACTTAAACCATGTTATTCCCACATGCACTTGGTAGAAGGTTTAAAAACCCTGTTCATTACTTGGTATTGATTTTCCGGGGTGGGAGCATGAGTGAGCTGATTGGATACCTGGGTATGTTGTTCGTGTTTACATCGTTTATAATCCGTAACTGGCTCTGGCTACACATCCTTAATGGTATAGGCACAGCCCTTCTCCTTATCTACGCATTAGTCCTCGGTAATCGCGTCTTCGCAATAGTTGAGGGCGGGGTCTTGGCATTACTGGCTTACAGAGTATACCAGGACCTGAAGTCTGAGAACGGTAAAAAGGGTTTATAAGATAACTGTTTTTAAACCGATATCGTCGACTACCAGATTATTTTTACCTGGATACGGGTGCTCAATTTATATCTCTCCATGGATGCATGAATGGTTTTTGTTGAGGCCTCATTTTCTCAAGTGTCTTCAAGTACACATAGAACACTGAGACAACAGTGCCTATGGTGAACGTGACTAGAGAGAGCAGTGAGAGTAATAGAAATGGTTTCTCCTCCCTTATACACGTCATATTGATTGATACTTGGGTATCCTCGGAGGCTATTATATTGTAGAATAAATTATCCAGTGTGAAGACCGCTACTTCACCTGGCTTAACGTATTCACTATACTCTATTAACCTGTTGAATATGGTTATCTCTGCTATATGAGTATCTATGTTCTCAACCGCTAAGGTGATGTTTACCAGGTTCCCTGGGTCAGTGTTATCCAGGATTGATGTAAGGGGTATTTCTATGGTGGTTAAATTATATATTGTTGAATAATGGATTACATTGTAATAGGTTAGCATTGATGCCATCGACAGCAAGATTGATGCGATCAGCATAGATAAACCAATCAGCATCAATAACCTCGTGGACAACCCGGTCAAACCCCTCTCGAAGCCCACTTGTTTATAGCGGGCTAAGATTTATATACCTACTCATGTAATCCTTAATAATTATATGGGTGAGAAGTATTGAGTAAATATATTCCATTACTATTATTAACAATAGTATTAGTCTCAATACTAGTTATACCCACACAAATAACATCAGCCCAAGCTACGCAGCCAGGCCCTGCGTCAGATAAAATAGTGGTCACGAGGAAAACCATTGAGGAAGTACCAGACGCCATATCCAGTGGTAAAATAGATGGATATCTCTACAGCTTAAGGCCAGCACAGGCTGCCCAGTTACAAGGTGTATCCGGTGTAACTCTGTACTCGGCTCCAGCAGGCCTAATAGAGTTAACATTGAATCCTGCCCCAGTGGCTGTTTTCACTTTGGAGGGAGCTCTTTCAATAAGTGAGGCTGCCTCTAAGCTAGGTATTCCGGCAGCCGCGATAACTAACCTGTATACTCAGGGAGATAAAACAGTTGTAGAGGTTGGAGCATACCCCGGCAAAGGCGTTAACCCATTCGCATTTAAAGAGATCAGGTTCGCCATGAACTACTTAATAGATAGGGTCACCGTGGCTAGCACGATAATGAAGGGATTCGCTGTCCCCATGTACACATTCCTGAGTCAGTATGACCCAGATTATGCTACAATAGCGGATATTATTGCCAAATACGAGTTCACTTATAACCCATCATATGTCGACCAAGTAGTCACGAATGTGTTAACCAAGGTAGGTGCTGTGAAGATCGGTGGAAAATGGACTTACGAGGGTCAACCCATAACAATAAAATTCATTATTAGGCAGGAGGATGAGAGGAGAGACATAGGTTACACATTCTCATCGGAGCTCAAGAAGCTGGGCTTTGAGGTCAACGAGATGGAGATGCCATTCGCTCAGGCAATAGACATAATCTATGGCACCGACCCAATTGAATTCCAATGGCAAATATACACTGCTGGATGGGGTAAGGGCGGTATAGACCGCTATGATTATGGATCAATCTCACAGTTCTGTGCCCCATGGTATGGCTACATGCCTGGGTGGGGTGAAGCAGGATACTGGAACTATAAGAATGATATAGTTGATGAACTCACTTTGAGAATATACCAGGCCAATTACACTAACAAGGAGGAGAGGAACGAGCTGTACAGGAAGGCAGCCGAGCTATGCATACAGGACTCTGTTAGAATATGGGTTGTAACCAGGTTAGATACCTGGCCTATGAGAAGCGAGGTTAAAGGGATCACGCTGGATCTTGGTGCTGGTTTAAGAGGCATATGGAACCTGCGTGAAATGTATGTCGAGGGGCGCAATACATTAAACCTGGCTCACTTATGGGTATGGACATCCTCGAGTGCATGGAATATCTGGGGTGGATTCTCCGATGTATACAGTGTCGACTTTGAGAGGGCCACCTACGATCCCTCGGTATGGAATCACCCATTCAACGGTGGGCCACTGGCGTTTAGGGCGCCTTACGTGGTAGTTACAGCTGGGCCCTCAGGCAAGTTGAATGTGTCTTCTAATGCTGTGATATGGGATGCATCAAAGAAGCAATGGGTACCCGTACCCAATGGTACGCAAGCAACAAGCAAGGTGATCTTCGACTTCAGTAAGCTAATAGGTGCTAAATTCCATAATGGGATAACCATAAGCTGGGCCGATGTAATAGGTTTCCTGGCATACATGTTCGACATTGTGTATGACCCAACATACAGTAGCCTAGAGACCAGGATATCCTCATCTTCGAAGCCTTGGGCAAACACGATAAAAGGATTCGAGTTCGACTTCAACAATAAGAGGGTTACTGTGTACGTTGACTACTGGCACTTCGATGAAAACTATATTGCATCATGGGCCTCCTTCAGCCCTGTAAATCCGGTTGAAATACACGCTGTAACCTTTGAGCTAGCTCTTGACAGGAGGAACGAAACAAATTACGTACTATACCAGAAGAAGAATTATGAATGGTTCAGCCTGGTATGGCCTAACCACGTTGCAAAAGTAAAGGCAACGCTGCAGTCATACAAGAACAACCAGGCTGTGTTAAACAAGGTGAACAAGTATGCTATGGGCACACTCAATATGAACGAGTGGAATGCTAGAATAGACGCTGACTTAAACTGGATCAACACCTATAATCTTGCATGGATAAGCTATGGTCCATTCATGCTGACAAAGTTAGATACACAGAACCAGGTATTAGAGCTCACGGCGTTCAGGGATCCAACATACCCGTTTAAGAAGGGAGACTGGTATTTTGGACAACCAGTCGCTACTTCAATAGTATCAGTATCAATAGAGTCTCCAATACAGGGTAAGATACTGCCAGGTCAAACAGCTAACATTACTGTGAAACTATCCGGTATCCCACCATTCTCACTGAAATACATGATCAGGGATCCCAGAGGAATAATAATAACTAGTGGAGATGGATTAAAGGTAAGTGAAGATACGTTCAGGGTTGTACTTGACTCAAACTTCACTAAGACACTGGCATATGGAAGCACATACACAGTAATACTCGTTGGTTTATCAGAGGAGGTAGCCATACCCGGGATAACACGTCAGGTCGTGAATACAGCAACGCTCTCCGAGGCTCTCTCAACGCAGTCTATAAGTGATGTATTGGCTAATGTAAAGGCGTCAGCGTTAGAACAAGTGAATATCATATTATCACAGCTGAAACAAGAGAGGGCCGTGGATCTTGAATCACTAAGAGACCAGTTGGCAACCGCCATCAGCGGTGTTACCGGGGTATTGATAGACCAGTACGTCTCGTTAATTGGCACAGCAATGGACAACATGAATAGGTTATCGCAGACCACGGCTTCGACAATAACTTCACAGGTTTCCTCACAAATACAGCAGATTAGATCGGATGTTACAGCTCTAAGCGAGAAACTTAATGATACACAGGCCACCGTGAGTAGCTTACAGACATACATAGTGGTTAACATAGTGTTAACACTGGTTGCAATAGTCTTATCAATCATAGCCCTGGTAAGAAAACCTAAGGCTTAGTTTTTTCACCCCCTTCCACCCTTATTCAATTTTTATAGCCGGCTTTGATTAATACGGCCCCTGGTATCGCTCCTAGCATTGCTTTTCCGATTCCTAGCTGGCTTCAGTAATAGAGATAATATAATGGCATAGAACCACATGACTGGTGAGATATGTTTGGTATGTAATGTATTTATAAGCCTCTGGGATTTATCAGGATTAATGGTGGTTGAATGCCGGGAGCCGGCTACTATATAGCTAGGCGTGGAGTTGTTTTACTGGTTTCCTATGTTGCGATAATTATAATAATAGCTGCTATACTGGAGCTATCAGGTTATGCAACCCAGATATACCAGGCAGTAATCAATGAACTTGTGAGGGCAGATGTAGATGCATTGGTGAAAGCACGTCAGGGCCAAGTAGATCCAGCATACATCCAAGAGTATCGTCAAAACAGAACCATAGAGTATATGAAGCAGTATGGGCTGATAGATGAAAATGGTAATCCGGTCCCTTCATACGTGAGAATGTGGAAGCTCGCATTTAATGCTTTAACATTTAACTTCGGTAAGACAAAAGAGGATCTCGTTGCAATGGTTGTTCCCACTATGCCCCCTGCAAGCATCACTTACATAATATCGGTAGTTCTACCTAGGACAATAATAGTTGTCACTGTTGGCGAATTAATAGTAATCGCAATAGCGTTACTGGTTGGTCCTAGAATAGCATATAGACACGGTACCTTCTTGGATAGGGTAGTGGTGGCTTACGCAGCTCTTACTAGTGCTATACCACTATGGTGGCTTGCAATGTTGTTTATAAGGGTGTTCGGATACCAGCTTGGATGGTTCCCTACGAGTCTAAGAGGAGTTACCACACCGCTTAACAACTTCTGGTCTAACCCTGCTCAGAACTTTGTAACTATACTATGGTATATAACGCCGCCGCTTACAGTATTCACGGTTATCTCGCTTGGTGGATGGCTATATGGTATTAGGGCAATGGTTTTAAGGATAGTTAGGGAAGACTACGTAATGGTAGCGAAAGCAAAGGGGTTGCCCGAGAGAGATATTACAAGGAAATACGTGATGAGGCCCTCACTAGCACCAATATTGACTAATGTGATACTAGCGTTGGCCGGTACCCTTGGCGGTATGATTATCACCGAATCCGTATTCGACTGGCCTGGAATGGGAACACTATATTATGCAGCGATAACAACTGGCGATGCTGAAACTATTGTAGCATTATTCGTAATATATGTAGGAGTCTACTTGATAGCAAGGTTTATACTTGAAATATTATACGTATTAGTAGATCCCAGGGTTCGTGTGAGGTAGGGTGAGATCACGATGGCGGCCACAAGGGAGTTGACATTTAAAGACAAATTAGTTCTCAGAGTAGTGAATCCCTTAAAGGGTGTTCTAAAGGAAATATGGGGTATGACAACAGGTAAGATAGCATTATTACTATTATCAATCCTAATAGCTGTCTCTGTGTCAGCTGCATTAACAATGCCTCCTGGCTTCCTGGACTCATGGCAGAGCGCATCATTCTGGGAGGATAACCCTGTCATAGTACCACCAGAATGGGTGAAATACTTTGGTGCAAAAGTAGCCCCAAGCATAGTTGAGGAGAAATCGAAGCCCGATGTCACGCCTCAATGGGATCCATCAACAGGCATACTTACATTAACATATAGGTTTGAATATACTTTAACCGACCCAGTATTTCCACAGGACTATTATTTCGCAGTCTACGGTATAAAATCCTATGATAACATTACCCCGATAATAACTATAAGTGTTGAGCGCCCGGACGGTATTACAAGTGTTTTATGGCAGGAGAACATATTTATAAATAACACTAACGCTGATGTTACATCAATTTACAAGACAGACCCGAAGAAAATAAAGATGGATGATCTTGTATCGGAAATATTTGTGAAATATAATATCACAGTACCTCCCAATATAATCGGAGAAAACTACATGATACAGGCAATATCAAGCTCGTTGCTACGTGATAGAGTAGTTTCAAAGATATCGCAGCCTTCAACAGCTCTCTCGATCTTCCAGAAACCAGTTAACGTGGAGAACTGGGTAACCGTGTTGAGAAGTGAACAAAGACCAGTACTTGAGGAAATAAACAACTTGCTAAAGAACATCCAAGGCTCCATCAGTAACGATCCAGCCAACATATTACCGCTCATCAATAACGCCATATCTAATGTTACATTCCTTATAAACAACCTGGATAAAATAACATTCAGTGATCTCTATGAGACACTTCAAAACGTTTCAACGCTCCTAAATAACGCATATAAGTTAGCTATGAGTGAAAACTACCCCTCGGTAGTTGTAACTAATATAAATGATGCGAAGAGCAGAATAGACAAATATCTTGACTCACTAAAGGTCACTGTTTCATTCATTGGTATAAGCCCTGAGTTCGAGATATTAACGGGAGCATATAGGTTCGAAGTAAATATTACTTATCCAGGTGTCAGAACATATCCGTCTAACCCGCAGTCGCTAATAAGCTGTGTGAAATTCGCTGTGAAAGGCTCAGTAAAGGGAACACTTGGCACTATAAATAATGGTGCTGACTTAGCCACGCTACTATACTATGGTTTCCCAATAGCCTTACTAATAGGATTAATAGCATCGGTATCTTCAACGCTCATAGGCGTTATAGCTGGTATTATAAGTGGATACTATGGTGGATGGATTGATGAGGTTATCCAGAGAATAATAGATATATTGAATAACATACCATTCCTCCCATTAATGATAATTATTGGTACAGCCGCAATGAAAGTGCTTCCACCCGGCACACAGAAATCCTTCTACATAATAATGCTATATGTTGCAATACTGATAATATTCAGCTGGGCTGGTCTAGCAATAGTTGTACGCTCAATGACGCTCAGCATAAAGGAGGAACCATATATCGAGGCTGCCAAGGCTATGGGTGCATCTAATACGCGTATAATATTCTACCATATATTTCCCCAGGTAATGATGTATGCTGTTGCAACCCTAGTATATAATGTCCCAAGCGCGATACTAACGGAAGCCGGGCTGAGTGTACTAGGACTCAGGCATGGATGGCCTACATGGGGTGCTGTGCTAGCCGAGGCGAGGGCGGCTGGACCAGTTGGATATGCTGCATGGTGGTGGATACTGCCGCCCGGACTATTACTCTCTCTGACATCACTAACATTCGTGCTACTCGGGTTAGCAGTTGAAAAAATAGTTGAGCCACGCTTAAGGACTCTATAGTTACATTGTTTTTTAATCCCCCTCCCGCCATATATGTAAGGATTAATCTACATCCTGGTTGAAGAGGTTTTGTCACGATCTAAACAGGTATTCTTTTAAAGCCCCTCTTAGCTGGCCTGAATTAGCTTGGTAGAGTATCAAGCATCCTCCCTATTAATAATCCATCCTGGTCTTCCACTATCTCTACTAGAACCTTTTCTGTAGGCTTCAGGTTTTTTCCTTTAGGTATTATAGTTACAAGATAGTCTTTGCCTCCAATTACACCTATATACTCGCCTCTGAATAAGCCTCTACCAGCTACTTCGGCAATTATTTTCCCACCCTTCCTCACTGGTGGCCGGATTCTTCTTGCGTAATACATGCCCCATTCACTCATTGACCAATGGAGTCTTATACCTGTCTCCTCCTCTACCTTGCTAAGCCATTTCCAGAACCTATCCCAGGATACTTCCCTTACCCCCCTGGGTTTTCTCCCCCTCTTATGCCTTATATACTTCTGGATGGTTACAGGTGGCCAGCGTTTGCCAGCACCTATTTTAATTGCCCATTTGATAATGGATACTACGTCTTCATCATTTAAGCCTGGTAACCATAGCGGTGTTACATGGAGGTCTATATTTGTCTCTCTGACAATGTATTCCGCAAGTTCCATTACTCTCCTGACATCATAGTATCTTGTACCATATATTAGATGAGCTTTCTCGTTGTCTACTACATCTATGCTAAGATTTACTCTATCTAAACCCGCCTCATCTAATTTATCTATGATATACTTGTTTAAGAGTAATCCATGGGTTTCAATGGCCACACTTGAGACACCTGGCACCTTCTTCAACTCGCTGACTAGCTCGGTGAGCCATGGATATGTTAATACATCCCCCATAGAGTCTAGTAGGACTTCTACCCCTTCACCCTTCACACTAGTGGCTTTTCTCACACCATTCACTATAAGTTCGGGGTCCACTATATATTCAGCCCAGCGGTTAAGTGAATGTATCCCAGCATCGACACTACAGAAAACACAATTCTGGGGGCATATAGTCGTCGGTCTTGCCTGAAGCACGTTTGTGCCCCTATCTATTACTCCGAAGGCTATGTACCCATATGCCGGCATAGACCCGGGTACCCTATATATTATCCTATTACCCGGGAACCTCCCAATAACCTCCAGCAACCCCTTTAACCCCAGTTATACTCCCTCTAAAATATTTAAACCTACCCTATTATTCACTAATATAGACCAAAGGCGGGTGTTGAATTATTGAGTGAGCCAATACTTGATGTAAGGAACTTGAAAACATATTTCTATACAGCAAGAGGTATGGTGAGGGCCGTTGACGATGTATCGTTTACATTGAATAAAGGGGAGAGCCTGGGTATAGCTGGGGAGTCCGGCTGCGGTAAGAGCACGCTTGCATACTCATTGATACGTTTAGTCCCTCCACCAGGTAAGATAACTGGAGGGCAAATTATTTTCAAGGGAAAAAATGTTTTAGAGATGAGCGAGGAGGAGTTCAGGAGAGAGGTTAGGTGGAAAGGTATTTCAATGGTGTTCCAGGGAGCAATGAATGCGTTGAACCCTGTTTACACAGTTGGTGATCAAATAGCTGAGGTACTAATGCTTCACCAGGGCTACTCTAAGAAGGAGGCACTTGAAACAGCTGCTAAAATGCTTCAAATGGTCGGCATAGATCCGAAGAGGTTGAAGAGCTATCCTCATGAGCTAAGCGGAGGCATGAAGCAGCGTGTGGTAATAGCAATGGCGCTCGCTCTTAACCCACCAATAGTCATAGCTGATGAGCCTACTACGGCACTCGATGTAGTAGTTCAGGCACAGATCATGAATTTATTGAAGAGGCTGAAGAAGGAGCTAGGCTTATCAATAATACTTATATCCCACGACCTAAGCTTGATCGCTGAGATAGCCGATAAAATAGCTATAATGTATGGCGGTGAAATAATAGAGTATGGCCCGAGCGAAGTTATATACAATAGGCCAATGCACCCATACACGATTGGATTACTTGGAAGCATACCTAGGCTACACGGCGAATTAAGGGATCTAACCTGGATACCCGGGTTTCCCCCTGACCTAGCTAATCCACCACCCGGATGCAGGTTTATGCCCAGATGCCCCAAGGCATTTAATAAATGCAGTGAGAAACCCCCGTTGGTCGAGGTTGAGCCAGGCCACTACGTCAAGTGCTGGCTATACGCTAAGGGGTGATTGGGATGAGCGAGGAAAGAATATATGAGCCTAAGATAACATCTAACACCATATTGTTCGCGAAAAACCTGAGGGTATACTTCCCGGTAAGAAAGAGCTTTCTCGACATACTACGTGGAAGACCCCAGTTATACGTAAAAGCAGTCGATGGAGTATCCTTTGATATAAGCAAGGGAGAGGTATTCGCATTAGTTGGCGAGTCGGGCTGTGGTAAAACAACCACGGGCAAAACCATATTGAGGCTTAATAAGCCCACGGAA
It encodes the following:
- a CDS encoding ABC transporter substrate-binding protein, encoding MPTQITSAQATQPGPASDKIVVTRKTIEEVPDAISSGKIDGYLYSLRPAQAAQLQGVSGVTLYSAPAGLIELTLNPAPVAVFTLEGALSISEAASKLGIPAAAITNLYTQGDKTVVEVGAYPGKGVNPFAFKEIRFAMNYLIDRVTVASTIMKGFAVPMYTFLSQYDPDYATIADIIAKYEFTYNPSYVDQVVTNVLTKVGAVKIGGKWTYEGQPITIKFIIRQEDERRDIGYTFSSELKKLGFEVNEMEMPFAQAIDIIYGTDPIEFQWQIYTAGWGKGGIDRYDYGSISQFCAPWYGYMPGWGEAGYWNYKNDIVDELTLRIYQANYTNKEERNELYRKAAELCIQDSVRIWVVTRLDTWPMRSEVKGITLDLGAGLRGIWNLREMYVEGRNTLNLAHLWVWTSSSAWNIWGGFSDVYSVDFERATYDPSVWNHPFNGGPLAFRAPYVVVTAGPSGKLNVSSNAVIWDASKKQWVPVPNGTQATSKVIFDFSKLIGAKFHNGITISWADVIGFLAYMFDIVYDPTYSSLETRISSSSKPWANTIKGFEFDFNNKRVTVYVDYWHFDENYIASWASFSPVNPVEIHAVTFELALDRRNETNYVLYQKKNYEWFSLVWPNHVAKVKATLQSYKNNQAVLNKVNKYAMGTLNMNEWNARIDADLNWINTYNLAWISYGPFMLTKLDTQNQVLELTAFRDPTYPFKKGDWYFGQPVATSIVSVSIESPIQGKILPGQTANITVKLSGIPPFSLKYMIRDPRGIIITSGDGLKVSEDTFRVVLDSNFTKTLAYGSTYTVILVGLSEEVAIPGITRQVVNTATLSEALSTQSISDVLANVKASALEQVNIILSQLKQERAVDLESLRDQLATAISGVTGVLIDQYVSLIGTAMDNMNRLSQTTASTITSQVSSQIQQIRSDVTALSEKLNDTQATVSSLQTYIVVNIVLTLVAIVLSIIALVRKPKA
- a CDS encoding ABC transporter permease, producing the protein MPGAGYYIARRGVVLLVSYVAIIIIIAAILELSGYATQIYQAVINELVRADVDALVKARQGQVDPAYIQEYRQNRTIEYMKQYGLIDENGNPVPSYVRMWKLAFNALTFNFGKTKEDLVAMVVPTMPPASITYIISVVLPRTIIVVTVGELIVIAIALLVGPRIAYRHGTFLDRVVVAYAALTSAIPLWWLAMLFIRVFGYQLGWFPTSLRGVTTPLNNFWSNPAQNFVTILWYITPPLTVFTVISLGGWLYGIRAMVLRIVREDYVMVAKAKGLPERDITRKYVMRPSLAPILTNVILALAGTLGGMIITESVFDWPGMGTLYYAAITTGDAETIVALFVIYVGVYLIARFILEILYVLVDPRVRVR
- a CDS encoding ABC transporter permease; this translates as MAATRELTFKDKLVLRVVNPLKGVLKEIWGMTTGKIALLLLSILIAVSVSAALTMPPGFLDSWQSASFWEDNPVIVPPEWVKYFGAKVAPSIVEEKSKPDVTPQWDPSTGILTLTYRFEYTLTDPVFPQDYYFAVYGIKSYDNITPIITISVERPDGITSVLWQENIFINNTNADVTSIYKTDPKKIKMDDLVSEIFVKYNITVPPNIIGENYMIQAISSSLLRDRVVSKISQPSTALSIFQKPVNVENWVTVLRSEQRPVLEEINNLLKNIQGSISNDPANILPLINNAISNVTFLINNLDKITFSDLYETLQNVSTLLNNAYKLAMSENYPSVVVTNINDAKSRIDKYLDSLKVTVSFIGISPEFEILTGAYRFEVNITYPGVRTYPSNPQSLISCVKFAVKGSVKGTLGTINNGADLATLLYYGFPIALLIGLIASVSSTLIGVIAGIISGYYGGWIDEVIQRIIDILNNIPFLPLMIIIGTAAMKVLPPGTQKSFYIIMLYVAILIIFSWAGLAIVVRSMTLSIKEEPYIEAAKAMGASNTRIIFYHIFPQVMMYAVATLVYNVPSAILTEAGLSVLGLRHGWPTWGAVLAEARAAGPVGYAAWWWILPPGLLLSLTSLTFVLLGLAVEKIVEPRLRTL
- a CDS encoding radical SAM protein, with the protein product MLEVIGRFPGNRIIYRVPGSMPAYGYIAFGVIDRGTNVLQARPTTICPQNCVFCSVDAGIHSLNRWAEYIVDPELIVNGVRKATSVKGEGVEVLLDSMGDVLTYPWLTELVSELKKVPGVSSVAIETHGLLLNKYIIDKLDEAGLDRVNLSIDVVDNEKAHLIYGTRYYDVRRVMELAEYIVRETNIDLHVTPLWLPGLNDEDVVSIIKWAIKIGAGKRWPPVTIQKYIRHKRGRKPRGVREVSWDRFWKWLSKVEEETGIRLHWSMSEWGMYYARRIRPPVRKGGKIIAEVAGRGLFRGEYIGVIGGKDYLVTIIPKGKNLKPTEKVLVEIVEDQDGLLIGRMLDTLPS
- a CDS encoding ABC transporter ATP-binding protein, whose translation is MSEPILDVRNLKTYFYTARGMVRAVDDVSFTLNKGESLGIAGESGCGKSTLAYSLIRLVPPPGKITGGQIIFKGKNVLEMSEEEFRREVRWKGISMVFQGAMNALNPVYTVGDQIAEVLMLHQGYSKKEALETAAKMLQMVGIDPKRLKSYPHELSGGMKQRVVIAMALALNPPIVIADEPTTALDVVVQAQIMNLLKRLKKELGLSIILISHDLSLIAEIADKIAIMYGGEIIEYGPSEVIYNRPMHPYTIGLLGSIPRLHGELRDLTWIPGFPPDLANPPPGCRFMPRCPKAFNKCSEKPPLVEVEPGHYVKCWLYAKG